A region of Pan troglodytes isolate AG18354 chromosome 23, NHGRI_mPanTro3-v2.0_pri, whole genome shotgun sequence DNA encodes the following proteins:
- the SGSM3 gene encoding small G protein signaling modulator 3 isoform X21, which yields MSLVSVCTRKRLRWQAHLEFTHNHDVGDLTWDKIAVSLPRSEKLRSLVLAGIPHGMRPQLWMRLSGALQKKRNSELSYREIVKNSSNDETIAAKQVAACLLLFLEEEDAFWMMSAIIEDLLPASYFSTTLLGVQTDQRVLRHLIVQYLPRLDKLLQEHDIELSLITLHWFLTAFASVVDIKLLLRIWDLFFYEGSRVLFQLTLGMLHLKEEELIQSENSASIFNTLSDIPSQMEDAELLLGVAMRLAGSLTDVAVETQRRKHLAYLIADQGQLLGAGTLTNLSQVVRRRTQRRKSTITALLFGEDDLEALKAKNIKQTELVADLREAILRVARHFQCTDPKNCSVELTPDYSMESHQRDHENYVACSRSHRRRAKALLDFERHDDDELGFRKNDIITIVSQKDEHCWVGELNGLRGWFPAKFVEVLDERSKEYSIAGDDSVTEGVTDLVRGTLCPALKALFEHGLKKPSLLGGACHPWLFIEEAAGREVERDFASVYSRLVLCKTFRLDEDGKVLTPEELLYRAVQSVNVTHDAVHAQMDVKLRSLICVGLNQKGLEPPLLPTPGHVPSEQVLHLWLEVLCSSLPTVEKWYQPWSFLRSPGWVQIKCELRVLCCFAFSLSQDWELPAKREVGGVGLVGPALMELPKLFAGWLRWEPEVLVSAVRNYPSHAQGL from the exons ATGAGTTTGGTTTCCGTGTGTACAAGGAAG AGGCTGCGGTGGCAGGCCCACCTGGAGTTCACCCATAACCACGATGTGGGGGATCTCACCTGGGACAAGATTGCCGTCTCCCTACCCCGCTCTGAGAAGCTCCGCTCCCTGGTGCTGGCCGGCATCCCACATGGCATGAGGCCACAG CTGTGGATGCGGCTCTCTGGGGCCCTGCAGAAGAAGAGGAACTCTGAGCTGTCCTACCGCGAGATTGTGAAGAACAGCTCCAACGATGAGACCATCGCTGCCAAGCAG GTGGCCGCCTGCCTCCTGCtgttcctggaggaggaggatgccTTCTGGATGATGTCTGCCATCATCGAGGACCTGCTCCCCGCCTCCTACTTCAGCACCACCCTGCTGGGCGTCCAGACTGACCAGCGGGTCCTGCGCCACCTCATTGTCCAGTACCTGCCTCGCCTGGACAAGCTGCTCCAGGAGCATGACATTG AGCTGTCCCTGATCACACTGCACTGGTTCCTCACGGCCTTCGCCAGCGTGGTGGACATCAAGCTGCTCCTGCGCATCTGGGACCTGTTTTTCTACGAGGGCTCCCGGGTGCTGTTCCAGCTCACGCTGGGCATGCTGCACCTCAAG GAGGAAGAGCTGATCCAGTCAGAGAACTCGGCCTCCATCTTCAACACGCTATCGGATATCCCGTCGCAGATGGAGGACGCGGAGCTGCTTCTGGGGGTGGCCATGCGGCTGGCCGGCTCCCTCACCGATGTGGCCGTGGAGACTCAGCGCCGCAAGCACCTGGCCTATCTCATTGCAGACCAGGGCCAGCTCCTGGGGGCCGGCACCCTCACCAACCTCTCTCAG GTTGTTCGCCGCAGGACCCAGCGGAGGAAGTCCACCATCACTGCTCTGCTCTTTG GGGAGGATGACCTGGAGGCACTCAAGGCCAAGAACATCAAGCAGACGGAACTGGTGGCTGACCTCCGGGAAGCCATCCTGCGCGTGGCACGCCACTTCCAGTGCACAGACCCCAAAAACTGCAGCGTG GAGCTGACTCCAGACTACAGCATGGAGAGCCACCAGCGGGACCACGAGAACTACGTGGCATGCTCACGCAGCCACCGGCGCCGAGCCAAGGCCCTGCTGGACTTTGAGCGGCACGACGACGACGAGCTGGGCTTCCGCAAGAACGACATCATCACA ATCGTGTCTCAGAAGGACGAGCACTGCTGGGTGGGGGAGCTCAACGGCCTGCGAG GCTGGTTTCCAGCCAAGTTCGTGGAAGTCCTGGATGAGCGCAGCAAAGAG TACTCCATCGCGGGGGATGACTCGGTGACGGAGGGGGTCACAGACCTCGTGCGAGGGACCCTCTGCCCGGCCCTTAAGGCCCTGTTCGAACATGGACTGAAGAAGCCATCCCTGCTTGGGGGCGCCTGCCACCCCTGGCTGTTTATCGAGGAG GCTGCAGGCCGGGAGGTCGAGAGAGACTTTGCCTCCGTGTATTCCCGTCTGGTGCTCTGTAAGACCTTCAG GTTGGATGAAGATGGCAAAGTCCTGACCCCAGAGGAGCTGCTCTACCGG GCCGTGCAGTCTGTGAACGTGACCCACGATGCAGTGCATGCACAAATGGATGTGAAGCTCCGCTCACTGATCTGCGTGGGGCTCAA CCAGAAGGGCCTGGAGCCGCCCCTGCTCCCCACTCCTGGCCATGTCCCCAGTGAGCAGGTGCTGCACCTGTGGCTGGAGGTGCTCTGCTCCAGCCTGCCCACCGTGGAGAAGTGGTACCAGCCCTGGTCCTTCCTGCGCAGCCCAGGCTGGGTCCAGATCAAGTGTGAGCTCCG AGTCCTCTGCTGCTTTGCCTTCAGCCTCTCCCAGGACTGGGAGCTCCCTGCAAAGAGAGAGGTGGGTGGTGTGGGCCTCGTAGGGCCTGCACTGATGGAGCTGCCCAAACTGTTCGCGGGGTGGCTAAGGTGGGAACCCGAAGTGCTGGTGTCAGCGGTTAGGAACTACCCCAGCCATGCCCAAGGCCTGTGA
- the SGSM3 gene encoding small G protein signaling modulator 3 isoform X10, whose amino-acid sequence MSLVSVCTRKRLRWQAHLEFTHNHDVGDLTWDKIAVSLPRSEKLRSLVLAGIPHGMRPQLWMRLSGALQKKRNSELSYREIVKNSSNDETIAAKQIEKDLLRTMPSNACFASMGSIGVPRLRRVLRALAWLYPEIGYCQGTGMVAACLLLFLEEEDAFWMMSAIIEDLLPASYFSTTLLGVQTDQRVLRHLIVQYLPRLDKLLQEHDIELSLITLHWFLTAFASVVDIKLLLRIWDLFFYEGSRVLFQLTLGMLHLKEEELIQSENSASIFNTLSDIPSQMEDAELLLGVAMRLAGSLTDVAVETQRRKHLAYLIADQGQLLGAGTLTNLSQVVRRRTQRRKSTITALLFGEDDLEALKAKNIKQTELVADLREAILRVARHFQCTDPKNCSVELTPDYSMESHQRDHENYVACSRSHRRRAKALLDFERHDDDELGFRKNDIITIVSQKDEHCWVGELNGLRGWFPAKFVEVLDERSKEYSIAGDDSVTEGVTDLVRGTLCPALKALFEHGLKKPSLLGGACHPWLFIEEAAGREVERDFASVYSRLVLCKTFRLDEDGKVLTPEELLYRAVQSVNVTHDAVHAQMDVKLRSLICVGLNQKGLEPPLLPTPGHVPSEQVLHLWLEVLCSSLPTVEKWYQPWSFLRSPGWVQIKCELRVLCCFAFSLSQDWELPAKREVGGVGLVGPALMELPKLFAGWLRWEPEVLVSAVRNYPSHAQGL is encoded by the exons ATGAGTTTGGTTTCCGTGTGTACAAGGAAG AGGCTGCGGTGGCAGGCCCACCTGGAGTTCACCCATAACCACGATGTGGGGGATCTCACCTGGGACAAGATTGCCGTCTCCCTACCCCGCTCTGAGAAGCTCCGCTCCCTGGTGCTGGCCGGCATCCCACATGGCATGAGGCCACAG CTGTGGATGCGGCTCTCTGGGGCCCTGCAGAAGAAGAGGAACTCTGAGCTGTCCTACCGCGAGATTGTGAAGAACAGCTCCAACGATGAGACCATCGCTGCCAAGCAG ATCGAGAAGGACCTGCTccgcaccatgcccagcaatgcCTGCTTCGCCAGCATGGGTAGCATCGGGGTGCCCCGCCTGCGCAGGGTGCTCCGGGCCCTGGCCTGGCTCTACCCAGAGATCGGCTACTGCCAGGGCACCGGCATG GTGGCCGCCTGCCTCCTGCtgttcctggaggaggaggatgccTTCTGGATGATGTCTGCCATCATCGAGGACCTGCTCCCCGCCTCCTACTTCAGCACCACCCTGCTGGGCGTCCAGACTGACCAGCGGGTCCTGCGCCACCTCATTGTCCAGTACCTGCCTCGCCTGGACAAGCTGCTCCAGGAGCATGACATTG AGCTGTCCCTGATCACACTGCACTGGTTCCTCACGGCCTTCGCCAGCGTGGTGGACATCAAGCTGCTCCTGCGCATCTGGGACCTGTTTTTCTACGAGGGCTCCCGGGTGCTGTTCCAGCTCACGCTGGGCATGCTGCACCTCAAG GAGGAAGAGCTGATCCAGTCAGAGAACTCGGCCTCCATCTTCAACACGCTATCGGATATCCCGTCGCAGATGGAGGACGCGGAGCTGCTTCTGGGGGTGGCCATGCGGCTGGCCGGCTCCCTCACCGATGTGGCCGTGGAGACTCAGCGCCGCAAGCACCTGGCCTATCTCATTGCAGACCAGGGCCAGCTCCTGGGGGCCGGCACCCTCACCAACCTCTCTCAG GTTGTTCGCCGCAGGACCCAGCGGAGGAAGTCCACCATCACTGCTCTGCTCTTTG GGGAGGATGACCTGGAGGCACTCAAGGCCAAGAACATCAAGCAGACGGAACTGGTGGCTGACCTCCGGGAAGCCATCCTGCGCGTGGCACGCCACTTCCAGTGCACAGACCCCAAAAACTGCAGCGTG GAGCTGACTCCAGACTACAGCATGGAGAGCCACCAGCGGGACCACGAGAACTACGTGGCATGCTCACGCAGCCACCGGCGCCGAGCCAAGGCCCTGCTGGACTTTGAGCGGCACGACGACGACGAGCTGGGCTTCCGCAAGAACGACATCATCACA ATCGTGTCTCAGAAGGACGAGCACTGCTGGGTGGGGGAGCTCAACGGCCTGCGAG GCTGGTTTCCAGCCAAGTTCGTGGAAGTCCTGGATGAGCGCAGCAAAGAG TACTCCATCGCGGGGGATGACTCGGTGACGGAGGGGGTCACAGACCTCGTGCGAGGGACCCTCTGCCCGGCCCTTAAGGCCCTGTTCGAACATGGACTGAAGAAGCCATCCCTGCTTGGGGGCGCCTGCCACCCCTGGCTGTTTATCGAGGAG GCTGCAGGCCGGGAGGTCGAGAGAGACTTTGCCTCCGTGTATTCCCGTCTGGTGCTCTGTAAGACCTTCAG GTTGGATGAAGATGGCAAAGTCCTGACCCCAGAGGAGCTGCTCTACCGG GCCGTGCAGTCTGTGAACGTGACCCACGATGCAGTGCATGCACAAATGGATGTGAAGCTCCGCTCACTGATCTGCGTGGGGCTCAA CCAGAAGGGCCTGGAGCCGCCCCTGCTCCCCACTCCTGGCCATGTCCCCAGTGAGCAGGTGCTGCACCTGTGGCTGGAGGTGCTCTGCTCCAGCCTGCCCACCGTGGAGAAGTGGTACCAGCCCTGGTCCTTCCTGCGCAGCCCAGGCTGGGTCCAGATCAAGTGTGAGCTCCG AGTCCTCTGCTGCTTTGCCTTCAGCCTCTCCCAGGACTGGGAGCTCCCTGCAAAGAGAGAGGTGGGTGGTGTGGGCCTCGTAGGGCCTGCACTGATGGAGCTGCCCAAACTGTTCGCGGGGTGGCTAAGGTGGGAACCCGAAGTGCTGGTGTCAGCGGTTAGGAACTACCCCAGCCATGCCCAAGGCCTGTGA
- the SGSM3 gene encoding small G protein signaling modulator 3 isoform X24, with protein sequence MSLVSVCTRKRLRWQAHLEFTHNHDVGDLTWDKIAVSLPRSEKLRSLVLAGIPHGMRPQLWMRLSGALQKKRNSELSYREIVKNSSNDETIAAKQVAACLLLFLEEEDAFWMMSAIIEDLLPASYFSTTLLGVQTDQRVLRHLIVQYLPRLDKLLQEHDIELSLITLHWFLTAFASVVDIKLLLRIWDLFFYEGSRVLFQLTLGMLHLKEEELIQSENSASIFNTLSDIPSQMEDAELLLGVAMRLAGSLTDVAVETQRRKHLAYLIADQGQLLGAGTLTNLSQVVRRRTQRRKSTITALLFGEDDLEALKAKNIKQTELVADLREAILRVARHFQCTDPKNCSVELTPDYSMESHQRDHENYVACSRSHRRRAKALLDFERHDDDELGFRKNDIITIVSQKDEHCWVGELNGLRGWFPAKFVEVLDERSKEYSIAGDDSVTEGVTDLVRGTLCPALKALFEHGLKKPSLLGGACHPWLFIEEAAGREVERDFASVYSRLVLCKTFRLDEDGKVLTPEELLYRAVQSVNVTHDAVHAQMDVKLRSLICVGLNQKGLEPPLLPTPGHVPSEQVLHLWLEVLCSSLPTVEKWYQPWSFLRSPGWVQIKCELRVLCCFAFSLSQDWELPAKREAQQPLKEGVRDMLVKHHLFSWDVDG encoded by the exons ATGAGTTTGGTTTCCGTGTGTACAAGGAAG AGGCTGCGGTGGCAGGCCCACCTGGAGTTCACCCATAACCACGATGTGGGGGATCTCACCTGGGACAAGATTGCCGTCTCCCTACCCCGCTCTGAGAAGCTCCGCTCCCTGGTGCTGGCCGGCATCCCACATGGCATGAGGCCACAG CTGTGGATGCGGCTCTCTGGGGCCCTGCAGAAGAAGAGGAACTCTGAGCTGTCCTACCGCGAGATTGTGAAGAACAGCTCCAACGATGAGACCATCGCTGCCAAGCAG GTGGCCGCCTGCCTCCTGCtgttcctggaggaggaggatgccTTCTGGATGATGTCTGCCATCATCGAGGACCTGCTCCCCGCCTCCTACTTCAGCACCACCCTGCTGGGCGTCCAGACTGACCAGCGGGTCCTGCGCCACCTCATTGTCCAGTACCTGCCTCGCCTGGACAAGCTGCTCCAGGAGCATGACATTG AGCTGTCCCTGATCACACTGCACTGGTTCCTCACGGCCTTCGCCAGCGTGGTGGACATCAAGCTGCTCCTGCGCATCTGGGACCTGTTTTTCTACGAGGGCTCCCGGGTGCTGTTCCAGCTCACGCTGGGCATGCTGCACCTCAAG GAGGAAGAGCTGATCCAGTCAGAGAACTCGGCCTCCATCTTCAACACGCTATCGGATATCCCGTCGCAGATGGAGGACGCGGAGCTGCTTCTGGGGGTGGCCATGCGGCTGGCCGGCTCCCTCACCGATGTGGCCGTGGAGACTCAGCGCCGCAAGCACCTGGCCTATCTCATTGCAGACCAGGGCCAGCTCCTGGGGGCCGGCACCCTCACCAACCTCTCTCAG GTTGTTCGCCGCAGGACCCAGCGGAGGAAGTCCACCATCACTGCTCTGCTCTTTG GGGAGGATGACCTGGAGGCACTCAAGGCCAAGAACATCAAGCAGACGGAACTGGTGGCTGACCTCCGGGAAGCCATCCTGCGCGTGGCACGCCACTTCCAGTGCACAGACCCCAAAAACTGCAGCGTG GAGCTGACTCCAGACTACAGCATGGAGAGCCACCAGCGGGACCACGAGAACTACGTGGCATGCTCACGCAGCCACCGGCGCCGAGCCAAGGCCCTGCTGGACTTTGAGCGGCACGACGACGACGAGCTGGGCTTCCGCAAGAACGACATCATCACA ATCGTGTCTCAGAAGGACGAGCACTGCTGGGTGGGGGAGCTCAACGGCCTGCGAG GCTGGTTTCCAGCCAAGTTCGTGGAAGTCCTGGATGAGCGCAGCAAAGAG TACTCCATCGCGGGGGATGACTCGGTGACGGAGGGGGTCACAGACCTCGTGCGAGGGACCCTCTGCCCGGCCCTTAAGGCCCTGTTCGAACATGGACTGAAGAAGCCATCCCTGCTTGGGGGCGCCTGCCACCCCTGGCTGTTTATCGAGGAG GCTGCAGGCCGGGAGGTCGAGAGAGACTTTGCCTCCGTGTATTCCCGTCTGGTGCTCTGTAAGACCTTCAG GTTGGATGAAGATGGCAAAGTCCTGACCCCAGAGGAGCTGCTCTACCGG GCCGTGCAGTCTGTGAACGTGACCCACGATGCAGTGCATGCACAAATGGATGTGAAGCTCCGCTCACTGATCTGCGTGGGGCTCAA CCAGAAGGGCCTGGAGCCGCCCCTGCTCCCCACTCCTGGCCATGTCCCCAGTGAGCAGGTGCTGCACCTGTGGCTGGAGGTGCTCTGCTCCAGCCTGCCCACCGTGGAGAAGTGGTACCAGCCCTGGTCCTTCCTGCGCAGCCCAGGCTGGGTCCAGATCAAGTGTGAGCTCCG AGTCCTCTGCTGCTTTGCCTTCAGCCTCTCCCAGGACTGGGAGCTCCCTGCAAAGAGAGAG GCGCAGCAGCCCCTGAAGGAGGGCGTCCGGGACATGCTGGTGAAGCACCACCTCTTCAGCTGGGATGTGGACGGGTGa
- the SGSM3 gene encoding small G protein signaling modulator 3 isoform X14, with the protein MSLVSVCTRKRLRWQAHLEFTHNHDVGDLTWDKIAVSLPRSEKLRSLVLAGIPHGMRPQLWMRLSGALQKKRNSELSYREIVKNSSNDETIAAKQIEKDLLRTMPSNACFASMGSIGVPRLRRVLRALAWLYPEIGYCQGTGMVAACLLLFLEEEDAFWMMSAIIEDLLPASYFSTTLLGVQTDQRVLRHLIVQYLPRLDKLLQEHDIELSLITLHWFLTAFASVVDIKLLLRIWDLFFYEGSRVLFQLTLGMLHLKEEELIQSENSASIFNTLSDIPSQMEDAELLLGVAMRLAGSLTDVAVETQRRKHLAYLIADQGQLLGAGTLTNLSQVVRRRTQRRKSTITALLFGEDDLEALKAKNIKQTELVADLREAILRVARHFQCTDPKNCSVELTPDYSMESHQRDHENYVACSRSHRRRAKALLDFERHDDDELGFRKNDIITIVSQKDEHCWVGELNGLRGWFPAKFVEVLDERSKEYSIAGDDSVTEGVTDLVRGTLCPALKALFEHGLKKPSLLGGACHPWLFIEEAAGREVERDFASVYSRLVLCKTFRLDEDGKVLTPEELLYRAVQSVNVTHDAVHAQMDVKLRSLICVGLNEQVLHLWLEVLCSSLPTVEKWYQPWSFLRSPGWVQIKCELRVLCCFAFSLSQDWELPAKREVGGVGLVGPALMELPKLFAGWLRWEPEVLVSAVRNYPSHAQGL; encoded by the exons ATGAGTTTGGTTTCCGTGTGTACAAGGAAG AGGCTGCGGTGGCAGGCCCACCTGGAGTTCACCCATAACCACGATGTGGGGGATCTCACCTGGGACAAGATTGCCGTCTCCCTACCCCGCTCTGAGAAGCTCCGCTCCCTGGTGCTGGCCGGCATCCCACATGGCATGAGGCCACAG CTGTGGATGCGGCTCTCTGGGGCCCTGCAGAAGAAGAGGAACTCTGAGCTGTCCTACCGCGAGATTGTGAAGAACAGCTCCAACGATGAGACCATCGCTGCCAAGCAG ATCGAGAAGGACCTGCTccgcaccatgcccagcaatgcCTGCTTCGCCAGCATGGGTAGCATCGGGGTGCCCCGCCTGCGCAGGGTGCTCCGGGCCCTGGCCTGGCTCTACCCAGAGATCGGCTACTGCCAGGGCACCGGCATG GTGGCCGCCTGCCTCCTGCtgttcctggaggaggaggatgccTTCTGGATGATGTCTGCCATCATCGAGGACCTGCTCCCCGCCTCCTACTTCAGCACCACCCTGCTGGGCGTCCAGACTGACCAGCGGGTCCTGCGCCACCTCATTGTCCAGTACCTGCCTCGCCTGGACAAGCTGCTCCAGGAGCATGACATTG AGCTGTCCCTGATCACACTGCACTGGTTCCTCACGGCCTTCGCCAGCGTGGTGGACATCAAGCTGCTCCTGCGCATCTGGGACCTGTTTTTCTACGAGGGCTCCCGGGTGCTGTTCCAGCTCACGCTGGGCATGCTGCACCTCAAG GAGGAAGAGCTGATCCAGTCAGAGAACTCGGCCTCCATCTTCAACACGCTATCGGATATCCCGTCGCAGATGGAGGACGCGGAGCTGCTTCTGGGGGTGGCCATGCGGCTGGCCGGCTCCCTCACCGATGTGGCCGTGGAGACTCAGCGCCGCAAGCACCTGGCCTATCTCATTGCAGACCAGGGCCAGCTCCTGGGGGCCGGCACCCTCACCAACCTCTCTCAG GTTGTTCGCCGCAGGACCCAGCGGAGGAAGTCCACCATCACTGCTCTGCTCTTTG GGGAGGATGACCTGGAGGCACTCAAGGCCAAGAACATCAAGCAGACGGAACTGGTGGCTGACCTCCGGGAAGCCATCCTGCGCGTGGCACGCCACTTCCAGTGCACAGACCCCAAAAACTGCAGCGTG GAGCTGACTCCAGACTACAGCATGGAGAGCCACCAGCGGGACCACGAGAACTACGTGGCATGCTCACGCAGCCACCGGCGCCGAGCCAAGGCCCTGCTGGACTTTGAGCGGCACGACGACGACGAGCTGGGCTTCCGCAAGAACGACATCATCACA ATCGTGTCTCAGAAGGACGAGCACTGCTGGGTGGGGGAGCTCAACGGCCTGCGAG GCTGGTTTCCAGCCAAGTTCGTGGAAGTCCTGGATGAGCGCAGCAAAGAG TACTCCATCGCGGGGGATGACTCGGTGACGGAGGGGGTCACAGACCTCGTGCGAGGGACCCTCTGCCCGGCCCTTAAGGCCCTGTTCGAACATGGACTGAAGAAGCCATCCCTGCTTGGGGGCGCCTGCCACCCCTGGCTGTTTATCGAGGAG GCTGCAGGCCGGGAGGTCGAGAGAGACTTTGCCTCCGTGTATTCCCGTCTGGTGCTCTGTAAGACCTTCAG GTTGGATGAAGATGGCAAAGTCCTGACCCCAGAGGAGCTGCTCTACCGG GCCGTGCAGTCTGTGAACGTGACCCACGATGCAGTGCATGCACAAATGGATGTGAAGCTCCGCTCACTGATCTGCGTGGGGCTCAA TGAGCAGGTGCTGCACCTGTGGCTGGAGGTGCTCTGCTCCAGCCTGCCCACCGTGGAGAAGTGGTACCAGCCCTGGTCCTTCCTGCGCAGCCCAGGCTGGGTCCAGATCAAGTGTGAGCTCCG AGTCCTCTGCTGCTTTGCCTTCAGCCTCTCCCAGGACTGGGAGCTCCCTGCAAAGAGAGAGGTGGGTGGTGTGGGCCTCGTAGGGCCTGCACTGATGGAGCTGCCCAAACTGTTCGCGGGGTGGCTAAGGTGGGAACCCGAAGTGCTGGTGTCAGCGGTTAGGAACTACCCCAGCCATGCCCAAGGCCTGTGA
- the SGSM3 gene encoding small G protein signaling modulator 3 isoform X17, with amino-acid sequence MEDAPQRLRWQAHLEFTHNHDVGDLTWDKIAVSLPRSEKLRSLVLAGIPHGMRPQLWMRLSGALQKKRNSELSYREIVKNSSNDETIAAKQIEKDLLRTMPSNACFASMGSIGVPRLRRVLRALAWLYPEIGYCQGTGMVAACLLLFLEEEDAFWMMSAIIEDLLPASYFSTTLLGVQTDQRVLRHLIVQYLPRLDKLLQEHDIELSLITLHWFLTAFASVVDIKLLLRIWDLFFYEGSRVLFQLTLGMLHLKEEELIQSENSASIFNTLSDIPSQMEDAELLLGVAMRLAGSLTDVAVETQRRKHLAYLIADQGQLLGAGTLTNLSQVVRRRTQRRKSTITALLFGEDDLEALKAKNIKQTELVADLREAILRVARHFQCTDPKNCSVELTPDYSMESHQRDHENYVACSRSHRRRAKALLDFERHDDDELGFRKNDIITIVSQKDEHCWVGELNGLRGWFPAKFVEVLDERSKEYSIAGDDSVTEGVTDLVRGTLCPALKALFEHGLKKPSLLGGACHPWLFIEEAAGREVERDFASVYSRLVLCKTFRLDEDGKVLTPEELLYRAVQSVNVTHDAVHAQMDVKLRSLICVGLNQKGLEPPLLPTPGHVPSEQVLHLWLEVLCSSLPTVEKWYQPWSFLRSPGWVQIKCELRVLCCFAFSLSQDWELPAKREAQQPLKEGVRDMLVKHHLFSWDVDG; translated from the exons ATGGAGGATGCTCCACAGAGGCTGCGGTGGCAGGCCCACCTGGAGTTCACCCATAACCACGATGTGGGGGATCTCACCTGGGACAAGATTGCCGTCTCCCTACCCCGCTCTGAGAAGCTCCGCTCCCTGGTGCTGGCCGGCATCCCACATGGCATGAGGCCACAG CTGTGGATGCGGCTCTCTGGGGCCCTGCAGAAGAAGAGGAACTCTGAGCTGTCCTACCGCGAGATTGTGAAGAACAGCTCCAACGATGAGACCATCGCTGCCAAGCAG ATCGAGAAGGACCTGCTccgcaccatgcccagcaatgcCTGCTTCGCCAGCATGGGTAGCATCGGGGTGCCCCGCCTGCGCAGGGTGCTCCGGGCCCTGGCCTGGCTCTACCCAGAGATCGGCTACTGCCAGGGCACCGGCATG GTGGCCGCCTGCCTCCTGCtgttcctggaggaggaggatgccTTCTGGATGATGTCTGCCATCATCGAGGACCTGCTCCCCGCCTCCTACTTCAGCACCACCCTGCTGGGCGTCCAGACTGACCAGCGGGTCCTGCGCCACCTCATTGTCCAGTACCTGCCTCGCCTGGACAAGCTGCTCCAGGAGCATGACATTG AGCTGTCCCTGATCACACTGCACTGGTTCCTCACGGCCTTCGCCAGCGTGGTGGACATCAAGCTGCTCCTGCGCATCTGGGACCTGTTTTTCTACGAGGGCTCCCGGGTGCTGTTCCAGCTCACGCTGGGCATGCTGCACCTCAAG GAGGAAGAGCTGATCCAGTCAGAGAACTCGGCCTCCATCTTCAACACGCTATCGGATATCCCGTCGCAGATGGAGGACGCGGAGCTGCTTCTGGGGGTGGCCATGCGGCTGGCCGGCTCCCTCACCGATGTGGCCGTGGAGACTCAGCGCCGCAAGCACCTGGCCTATCTCATTGCAGACCAGGGCCAGCTCCTGGGGGCCGGCACCCTCACCAACCTCTCTCAG GTTGTTCGCCGCAGGACCCAGCGGAGGAAGTCCACCATCACTGCTCTGCTCTTTG GGGAGGATGACCTGGAGGCACTCAAGGCCAAGAACATCAAGCAGACGGAACTGGTGGCTGACCTCCGGGAAGCCATCCTGCGCGTGGCACGCCACTTCCAGTGCACAGACCCCAAAAACTGCAGCGTG GAGCTGACTCCAGACTACAGCATGGAGAGCCACCAGCGGGACCACGAGAACTACGTGGCATGCTCACGCAGCCACCGGCGCCGAGCCAAGGCCCTGCTGGACTTTGAGCGGCACGACGACGACGAGCTGGGCTTCCGCAAGAACGACATCATCACA ATCGTGTCTCAGAAGGACGAGCACTGCTGGGTGGGGGAGCTCAACGGCCTGCGAG GCTGGTTTCCAGCCAAGTTCGTGGAAGTCCTGGATGAGCGCAGCAAAGAG TACTCCATCGCGGGGGATGACTCGGTGACGGAGGGGGTCACAGACCTCGTGCGAGGGACCCTCTGCCCGGCCCTTAAGGCCCTGTTCGAACATGGACTGAAGAAGCCATCCCTGCTTGGGGGCGCCTGCCACCCCTGGCTGTTTATCGAGGAG GCTGCAGGCCGGGAGGTCGAGAGAGACTTTGCCTCCGTGTATTCCCGTCTGGTGCTCTGTAAGACCTTCAG GTTGGATGAAGATGGCAAAGTCCTGACCCCAGAGGAGCTGCTCTACCGG GCCGTGCAGTCTGTGAACGTGACCCACGATGCAGTGCATGCACAAATGGATGTGAAGCTCCGCTCACTGATCTGCGTGGGGCTCAA CCAGAAGGGCCTGGAGCCGCCCCTGCTCCCCACTCCTGGCCATGTCCCCAGTGAGCAGGTGCTGCACCTGTGGCTGGAGGTGCTCTGCTCCAGCCTGCCCACCGTGGAGAAGTGGTACCAGCCCTGGTCCTTCCTGCGCAGCCCAGGCTGGGTCCAGATCAAGTGTGAGCTCCG AGTCCTCTGCTGCTTTGCCTTCAGCCTCTCCCAGGACTGGGAGCTCCCTGCAAAGAGAGAG GCGCAGCAGCCCCTGAAGGAGGGCGTCCGGGACATGCTGGTGAAGCACCACCTCTTCAGCTGGGATGTGGACGGGTGa